The DNA segment TAAAAACTTTGGAACTTCCTTAAATCACAACAAATATATAGCTTAAACAAAGATTCATGAAATGACTTAGTGCTGAGTTTGTTGCTAGGGCTTCAACAAAGATGGTAGCCCAGACTTTAGTATGTGTTCGTTGTTCTAGGTCTCCCAGGCTGCCAGGCTATTTGTCAACTATGGTATTAAGTAATAGTTCTATGAGATAGATAATCAACCATGGAGTCTGTAGGCATACATCAAATGACATCAAGAATGATTTGATGATGCAAAACTGAACATGCGTGTATAGAGGACTAGCAAATCAGATTAATATTGTTGAAGGATCTAAGATACTATTAAACTCACTAGTGAGGATAGCAACATGACACCAGAGTTAACTTTTGTCTCGAGATAAGAAGATTTCTTGTGAAAACCATGACTCAAAATAGTTATTCACTGTCCTTATTTCTGTATCcatgaaagaaataataaaacATGCATATCTAGTATCTACTGTTGCTACATGGAAGTCACTATTGACCATGTTTATCTAACATACACTAGATTTAAATTGATGCCACTTCTTGTTATGATACGATCTGTGTGCAACAGCCTAGTCAAATCTGTACCTTCTCTTTTTGGACTTTCAATCCACCACTGTCATATATTTTTGTGCATATCTCTTCCATATATTTATCATATATGCATTCAGGATTCGTTGGATTCAATCAGTGTGCTACCTCCACATTCTTAATTTGAATTTTCAAATCATTTTAATTAGTTCATACAGAACTTACAAATTGAATACAGTAATTTCGCTAGTGTTGCAAGTTGTTTTTATAGTTTAAGAGGTTTCTTTGTAGTTGAGCAACTAATTTTTATTGAGTTTCAACTAATCTAGTCTGTGATAAATTCTTATTGACAAGTTGGTTATTGACAatacttagaatatatcttatccTTTTGCTTTATAGGTTGCATCAAGTGCACTAGGGTTTGGGCCTCAGATGGCCATGCAACTAGCAGAGCGATTATATACTCAAGGGTTTATCAGGTCTTATCTGCAAAGTGCAAACtttctgttatatatatatatatataaaataatactcATTGTTTTTCGCCTGAGCTTGAAGTGTTCTTTACAAATAGGGTATCTTTTAGGTTTAGCTAATCCATATGGTTTTCTATACTGTGAAACTGGAGTTGGCAAAGCTTTGCGTAATGAATTTTTTggaaattgtttttttttctcaCCCATTATGGTCCTTCAGGTAATCATGCTTGCCCCCTCAAACCATAAATCAGATTGATCCATTAGGCTGAAAGGGCAGAAACAAACACAGAAAATGGCAGAGAGGAGACAGGAAGGAAGATAACAATATACAAATTGTTCGTGTGTGTTTGTGGGACAAAGTATAGTATCAACCAGTTTTTTATATTTTGGAACACTTTGCAAATAATAGGTACTAAAAACAAGAAATTAGATTGCTATTAAAAGAACTGAAAGCTACACTTGAGGACACAGATCAGTAGATCATGTGCAGAATTATTAAAGGAACTGATGACTACAGAAAATCAAgagacttattattattattattattatttttttttttgtgcatctGTGACTGATAAGTCCTAATGGAAGGACACAAGAAGCTAAAACTGTCTTAAGCCTTAAGGAGACAAAAAGAGGAACCTAGCTTACTGCTTCAGATACATGTTTTGGTTTAAGGCAACTTATTTACTGTTTTTGATGCTTATTGAATTTTGAATTTGGTGAAAAAGCCAAAAGATAGAGAAAAGCATGCTCTTAGGTTTTTGCATTTCAATCTCGTAAATCGTAATCTCTATTCATATCTGCTGTTAATTCTTTGTTTGGATAGATTTATTTTACTtgtgtattcagcttcagtttcaTGTAAAGAAAAGCAGAATTTCATGTTACTAATTTTTTTGATTGGTTTCCATAGGTCAAGTACTAAAGACACATCTTTCTTATGCTTATTGTTGATACTATGGCTGGATTACAGGTTTCATTAACATGTCATATGTAGGAGGCTAGGAACAATGAATTTATGAAACTTCCAATCAGTTCTcgtattttcttgttaaaagacaTCCAATCATGTGACAATTTCAGAAATCAATCTTACAACTTGATTCGGAATTCTGATTTTTTGCTTATATCTCGTGTTTTCTTGATGTATTTGCTATCCTTTGATCTTTCTGTGTCATTGACATTTGATTGTTTGTGGTATTAGTGAATGTGCTTCAGCTCGATGTCTTGTTTATGATAAATGTATGTGATATGGTGCTTGATAGCACTTTTTTATTCCTTTGGAAGGAGCATTATATCTGTGGCCTACATGATGGACCTTATATTATAGGTCATTATAGTATATTCCCTTGTCTTACAATATTGGTGACTAAAACCTTATGCAGTTCTGTACTTCAATTAACATGAAATCATTATAAGAAGTTAAGAACAATCATGAAATCTTTAATTCCTTAGATTGGAAAGAAACAAAAGCTTAAGTAACCAaataattaagcatgatttcattgacatGGATAATCAGATTAATGGTTTCCCTGGTGATGACTGCAAATAATGTGTctacataaaaatattaaataatttgattgaaacaGTTTGATGAGATCTATATGTTCATCTGCTATATAGAGGTCATGGATCCTGTTTCCGCttccatcttttcttttttttctacaGTGGCACATTGGACTCCACCTAGGAATAGCAACTCATCATTGAAAATGAAAGGGCAATGGGTGTACAAGACATCCAGTGGGACCCAAAGACACGTTACCCAGCTAGCTGGATGGGTGTGTATACCCATGGATATTAATACCATGACTTTCAAGTGCTGCTGACATAGGCATGCTGAGGCatcagtttttttgtttttttagctGGGTGGTGGGTGTCTCATTGAGTCATTTCTCATGCTAGTTGTGAAAACAATGCTTAACATCAATGAAAACTGGGTGCACCTTAGTGGGGAAAGAAATCAGTTGTAAAATCTGACACATATAAAGCCTATGTCATAAAATTTGTATCTAGAAGAAACACAATACATAAAACCACAATTTTTCTTGGGATTCAGTTTATTGAGTCTTTTGTTTACAAttaagtttattattttaaaattttctgttGGTGCTGAATACTGGGTATTGATGGTTAAACTTCTGGACAAATTATCTCATACTACTGAATtaataaaaacaaaatcaaagaTGCAAATTGCATGAGGTAAATGAATAAAATCCAGATTTTGTTTCCATTCAAATTTGTTTTTGCAGAAAGTCTGTTTTGCAGGATGTTTGGACTTGTCTTACTTGGTTTGTGAAGCAATTACTAAACTGCTTTGTGATATGGACTGTTGATTATTTGTGTCGTGACCTGACTTAAGAAAGCAAATCTGTGGTTAATGTTCTTGTGGATATTGATATTAGCATCTTTTCATTTGTCTTTATTCTTACACAGTTAACACTTCATTTTTCAGTTATCCACGCACAGAGAGCACTGCATACCCTTCATCATTTGACTTCAGAAGTGCACTTAGTGCACATTTAAGGAATCCTATATGGGGCAATGATGTTCAGATTCTACTAGCTGATGGCTTTTGTAAGCCACGAATGGGATCTGATGCAGGTGATCATCCTCCCATTACACCAATGCGATCTGCAACAGAGGATATGCTAGGAAGTGATGCATGGAGGCTTTACCAGTATATCTGCCAGCATTTTATTGGTTCTGTTAGTCCTGATTGCAAATACACAAGGTTATTAGCTTCTCTCTTATGCAGGATGGTCATGTTCTTGTTGGATGTGTCTAACATATATACTTTCTTCACTATTTATTTACTTCCAATTTGTAGTATTAGATCATGTTCTTATTATGCATGTAGTCATCCATATTGCATTCACTGTTCACAATCTTATGCTCTCTCGAGACGTATCATGAACGAACACtttgatatataaaaaaaatactaatatCTTTCATGTTTATACATCTGATGTGAGTTAAAATCATGGTTCGCTTTATCTGTTCATATCAGTTTACCGACCAACCATCGGTACAATATGTACTAAACCATACCGATGTACCGACACATGGTCCGGTAGGGCATACCGACAAACCAGTATGTACCGTCAACACTGATCCTCTGTTGGattggtacataccgcccatatcggGCGATATGCTGTGGTACGACAAACCTTGGTTAAAACTGATCCTTGATAGACATCTTCAGTTTCCTTTTCACAGTACTCTAAAGGcacacaagaaaaaaagaaattatagTAGCTTTCAATAGCTTCTTGAATGTTCACAATTTTGTGATTATTATCGTCTTTCTTAAACAAGTTGGCTATAGTATTTTTCCATCTTTGACCATTTGTCTGCAAAGTTCACAGATCGATAAAGTTTTCATTTAAATATAAACTGCATGCGGTCACAATCTGACTATGTACTTCCTTATGATTCTAGAAGTTTCACGTGACTCAGGTTTCAATCAGAGATGTGAAATGTTCTAGATGTTTCAAGTAATGGAACAGGATGGTTGATTGTTCCAGTATGATATGACATTTTACTcatttgaaaaacatttaaattAATGAATGAGGATCTAAGTCATTGTAAAATAAggagaatagaaaaaaaaagtaaagaaaaaggTTACAATTCCATTACGACTGCCTGCACTGCTTCAAAATGAACTATGTCCTGCTGATTGTTGCTTGCAAGTGATTTAGCCATTCCTTTTATTTCTCCTTATTTGTGCATAATTTGGATGATGAGGAGAAATGGATGCTTTGGTTTTAAGCTTTAATGAACCTACTGGTCTTGTGACAAAGTCTTTTCATGTGATGCAAATAAAAACCTCAAGGATTTCGCTGTAGTTATTCATCTCTGTTCAAGGGTGAGAGTGCAGAAAcatgcataaaaaaattatcaacttATATATGTAGGTTATTTTAACATGTAAGAATTTATTGAGGGTAAATTATCAAAAAGATATAGTTGCTACAGATAAAAGTtctcccatcttattctagggtacTTTTAACAGTTTCAGACTAGGAATGGTAGAATGAGGCTAATTTTCAAGGAAGGCAAAATTTTCTAGATGGAATGTAGTGTTGCTGTCGAGATGACTTGCGCCACACCATGCCTGTCCGCATAGCCAGCATGCCAAATTGAAAGAAAcgaaagaaaaaaagattttatCAATGACAtttacccaacaacaaaagattcTGATTATTTCACAAACCATTTTTTGGCCTTGTATGGCCTATTAGATGGCAAGGTGAAGCATTGCTAGCGGCAGTCTATGAGACACAGTGTGTAACTTGTAAAACCCTAAAGCCTTTTGAGCCTGATTGTTCAGAATTTAATTTGTTTCTTGGATAATACTGCTTCATTATAATGTGGAAAAGGCTGGGTCAACTCCATTGTATAGGCTGGTCCACCAACAGCCTAGATCCAATATTTGGGTCTCAGAAGTGGATCAGTTATAACAGCTTTTAGAAAAACTGATTTTCTTTCCTTGCTTCTAGGTAAATGTATAATCAATATGCCGTCAATTAATAACAGTAGCTCCATGAAGTCATTATTTCTATTCTACTTATGCTATCCTCTTATTCATGCTCCAATGCATATGATTGATTTGTTGTTTTGCTTTCTTGCACTATATGGTTTGTAACTGTCTGATAAATCAAGCTGATGCTTGTTTTCCCTTGTAATTATTCCAGGACTAAAATAGAATTTACATCTGGTGGGGAGTTGTTCTATTGTGTTGGGCAGCATGTTATTTCTAAAGGTTTTACATCTATCATGCCGTGGATGGGAGTTAGTGAGAAGAATCTACCACAGTTCAAAAATGGcgataagattaatattttaaaagttGACCTTCATGaggtataaattttaatttatagttCAGATCATTGACTTTCTCTTTATAGCTTTTTTTTATTAAGCGATATGGATGGATGTATAAAGatagattcatggaaaaatttctctATTGAATGTTTCTTAATCTGAATTACATTTAGTTGTAAATGGTAAAAGATGGGAGTTAGGTTCTTGCCTTATTATGCAGAAAGAGATTATTAGTCAATGACTtgattaaatttattcttttaggGAACCACATCACCTCCAGATTACCTTAGTGAGAGTGAACTTATATCTCTGATGGAAAAGAATGGGATAGGAACTGATGCTTCAATTCCTGTACATATTAATAATATTTGTGAGCGCAACTATGTTCAGGTTTGGTTATGCctactttcttctcttttgtaattcatgttcttatgattgacaAGTATTTCAGATTAGTAGAGTAGTGTTGTACCATGCACTtgttatgcttcatttttcactacCTTCACTTTCAAAATCGGTTTTCAATGTCTTGAAGGTCAATTCTGGAAGGAGGTTGGTCCCAACAGCTCTTGGAACCACCTTGATAAGAGGCTATCAATGCATTGATCCAGATCTTTGTTTGCCAGACATCCGCAGCTTTATTGAGCAGCAAATAACATTAATTGCTAAAGGAAAAGCTGACCATGTTCGTGTGGTGGAGCATGTTCTTCAACAGTTTATGGAGAAGTATTCTTACTTCGTAAAGAAGGTATCATGTTTGCTTATTGATATCTGATCATAGACGACTTATGCTCTTGTGATTGACTTAATTACTTGAAGATAAAACATCTTTAGTATATCCATAAGTAGTCAACTCTAAAAATAATGTGGttgaatataattatataaacttGGTAATCACAGATTGACAAATCGGGCGGACAAGTATGTATCACGTGGTACATACCTGTCCTCTGGCAGATGAGAATGCAGATTGCCTGATTTTGGGTGGTCCACTTGCAAACCGAGCTTACTGAGCAGGAAGACCTGTGAAACTGGCTTACCGCCTGGTAATGGGCCTGGatgcctttttttattttattttttctaataaaaactctaaaactctctctctctctctctctctctctctctctctctctctctctctctttctctttctctttctctttggtAGGCGTTCACCGTCCCTGCTGCTTGTCGCCCACGTCCTTCCTCTGCCATGATCGCCTCTTCTTATCCActgtctcttctcttcttctccgccATCACCACTGCGTCCTCTTCCTGCTGTCCACTGCCTCATCCTCTTCTCTACCACATCATCCTTCTCCTCTTGCtctcatcctcttcttctctcttcttccttgtACTGCAGTATGTTTCAGCGTACCATTTGTTGGTAATGCTGGAATACACTGGACACATATTGTCCAGCCATGGATCAAAATAAATACTTCATCAATCATATTGGAATTGAACAGATCTTTtatctggggctagctctaagcaAAAGGTACAAACTTGCATATTAAATTGTAAATTTCTTTTTTCACTTTTAAACAGTCCACAGTCTAGTTATTTGAAGTTGGGATAGCATATAGTGGTTGTTTGGATGAaggatttaaatctcaatctGGTACTGGTTTTGGTAACTGGTTGGACCAGTATAGTACTGGTATACAAACTAGGTCCAAATACTGGTCCGTATGTGCCGGTCTGTACCAACCATTATTACCTTGGTTTTGGTTATATTTTGCTTTATTTAAGTGCTAAGAGCTCTTTTATGTGGGGTTGTTGGTCATGTTTCAATAAAATTTATGTTGTCAATCCAAAATTTGTTCCATTAGGTGTAATCACTGAAGAGATATTTAGTCTATTAATATTGTAGTTCTTAAATTTGACTTATCTTGACCTGATTTGGTTGGTCAGAAGTGCAATCAGTCAGTCACAATCTGATTCTTGCTGATTTGCTGGCCATATTACTCAAGTGCTGCTAGGTTTGTTTGAAATGGATGGTATTAATTAGGAACTGATCATAATTGGTTGGAATTTGTCAATCCAAGCCAAGTTCCACCTCTGATCACTGAACAGTGGGTTTGGAATAGAGAGAAGAGGAAGTTTTGCTCCACAGGAAATCCAACTAGATCAGGTTGATCCTCTTGGCCTCGATGAATAATAGGAGATAAAGAAAAAGAACAGGTAAATGatgaaaggaaaaaaacaaaagagaacTTGTTGGATGCCATCATTGCGCTCATAAGATCATTCCACTCATAAGAAAGGAAGATGGGCATTGGAGAGAGAAGTTAACAATGTTaacaaaattatcaaaattaatgtggattttttaattttttttgtcacgAAATGCACCTGAAACGAATCGATTTTGATTCATCTGTGTTTGCTTATAAGGTTCATTTATCCCTAGTGATAGCTTTGAGATGTAGATCTATAAAATGTTTCTTGGCTTTATCTTAGGTTCATTTTTCCACAGTGACATTTACAATATCTTTTCATGGTTTGTCGGCCATATTACAGTTATGGCTGATTTGTCAGCCATATTACTGGACTGCTGGCAGGTATGTAAAGAAATTCGAAGGTATTGGTTAAAAAATGATTGGAATTGGTTGAAATCTGTCAATCCAACCTGATTCTTGTAGGCAGTTTTagcatgacaataatgaaatcctTGTACATCTGTTGGTTCTTAGACATCCAATTCAATGAGATACTGAAAAGTACATAGCTGGCTGCCAATTCTAGTATCTCTACATACTGCCTGCTGGATGGTTTGAGTGCTACATTATCCTTTATTACAGTCAGTTTTCACACTTTTCTTTTGTTAATTGTAATAAACATTTGCTTTTCCATTCTTCAGATTGAGGATATGGATGCTCTGTTTGAAGCACAGTTCTCACCTTTGGCAGACTCTGGGCGTCTACTAAGCAAATGTGGGAAATGCACTCGGTACATGAAATATATTTCTAGTCAACCGACAAGATTATACTGTATAACTTGTGAAGAGGTCTATCACCTTCCTCAGAATGGCACCATTAAAGTAAGTAATTCCAAGTGACTGAATTTTTTAGTTCTTATAGTGGCATACACTACAGAAGTTAATAGTGTTAATAGTTTGTGCAGAGACATACACTAACAAATGCTCCCATTTCCAGTTATACAAGGAACTTGCATGCCCTTTAGATGGTTTTGAGTTGTTGATCTTCTCCATGGCTGGTCCTGATGGAAAAACGATTCCACTGTGTCCCTATTGTTACAATAGCCCTCCATTTGAAGGGATTGACAAACTGTTTGGTACGCTTAAGCTTGGGAATTCTGGAAAACTAGGAAAGGGTGCTGGCATGCCATGTTTCCTCTGTCCTCATCCTACATGCCCACATTCATTGATAACTCAAGGAGTGTGTGCTTGCCCTGAATGTAGCGGAACACTTGTTCTTGACCCTGTTAGTGCACCTAAATGGAGGCTATGCTGCAACATGTGCAATTGCCTTGTCTCCCTTCCACAGGGTGCTCATCGAATCTCAACTACAGGCAAGAGGTGTCCTGAATGTGACTCGACTATCATAGAAGTAGATTTCAATAAGAAGACAACTGTCCTAAGCGATGGAGCTACATTGCATGAGGGCTGTATCTTGTGTGACGAGTTACTCCATTCGCTCGTGGAGGTGAAGCATGGCAGCTCATTTTTCAGGcgtggaagaggaagaggcagaAACCGTGGAAGAGGACGCCACAGGGGTAGGGGAAGGGGTGGCTCAAAGCATGAAGATCCAAAGATGAGTTTTCGAGATTTCTAATCAAAATTTGTAGCATATATAAAGTTTGGCCTCTAGCTTAGGTAATTTGATTTTTCTCTTTTCATTCATacatgccttttttatttatggaACTGGAGACTGCAGCATGGACATCACTGTTGTATGGCTGGAGAAAATAGCCTTCTGAAACCAAAAAGAGCCGTGATAGTTGTAATTCTAGTTACATTGGTAATGAGATACACATTGTTATAATGGCAAGAAATAGCCCATATCGTGTTTCTTAGTACGTTTGTCATATAAGCTTGTCAGTAACATCAATGTCAGGACATTTTCTGGTTTAATCTTTTTTGATACAGATCCAGGACGTGGAATATCTCTCCGACTGAAGTAAAGGTTTTCACCAGCTTCTTTAGGCTGAGAAAAATTGAAATGTTCCTTTTGGAAACTTCACGGGGTGATCAACATTGAACCAGGTAACAAAGTTCTTGATCCTGATCCCTGCACGCTAGATGAAAATTTTAGTCACTGCTTTTACTGTTACTTTTTTTTTAGCAGAACagtataaatcagttttatcatcctGCAAGTTAATGAAACTGGTCATCTTATTCTTATAATCTTGAAGGATAGTTGATGACTAACAAAAGATGTTTTTACCCTGATGACTAACAAAAGACCTACAAATGGATTAGTTCTCAATGATGAACTATAAACTCTAAAATGATGTAAGCAATTGTTGTCATGATCTGTAGCGAGTTCCTAGTACATCCCAGTCATCAAGAAAGCTTGCTGATcaccgtagagagagagagatagagagagagagagagtcccaaGTGCTCCTACTGTTGTGAGCAGCACCGGTAAGTGTTCTGCTGACCGACCTTGACATCCAGCACTGTCCCGCTGAGGGAGGAGTTGAACCCCCGTTCGCCATCGGCACCGCCGAGCGACTTCCTGCTCACCCGCCGATAAATCCTCTCCAGAACCATGTGGAAGGCCTTCTCCACATTGGTCGCGTCCAGCGCCGACGTCTCCAGGAACAGCAGGCCTTCCCTCTCCGCCAGCTTCTTCCCGGCCTCCGTCGGCACCGCCCTCAGCCCCTCGAGGTCGCACTTATTGCCGACGAGCATGATGACCACGTTGGGGTCGGCCCGGTGGCGGAGCTCGTCAAGCCACCGGGGGATGTGGTCGAAGCTAGGGTGCTTGGTCACGTCGTAGACGATGAGCGCGCCCAGGGCGCCGCGGTAGTAGGCGCCGGTGACGGCCCGGTACCGCTCCTGCCCGGCCGTGTCCCAGATCTGGGTCTTGACGAGTTTATCGTCGATGCGGACCGTCTTGGTCTGGAACTCGACTCCGACGGTGGCCCGGATGTCGGCGCTGAACTCGTTCTTCGAGAATCGCGACAGCAGCTGCGACTTGCCGACCGCAGAGTCGCCGATCACTACCATCTTGAACACATAATCCATCCCccttctctccttgtgactctcgcGGACCGAATCCGGTTCATACGGTGCGTATTCAATCACCACCGGTCTCTCTTTTGTGCTCACGGGGACTATTAAATGCGCAGAGACTGGTAACCGAAGAAAAGGAATATGGACTGCAGTAGATCTGCCTGCTGTCAACAGTCGTCTGTGATGAGTTCAACTCGCTTTCTTGTTGGAAAGATGAGTGAGATGTTTGGATTCATCTTCTCTGTGCCACCACTGGAACGGAATAGACTGCGTGCAGCATAGATCACTTGTTGGTCCATTCAAGCTTGGTTGGGTATAAGCGATTCATTGGTATGACATGATTCTTGAACATGTCCTcgatgaaaatatatttttaatttataattaaaaaaagaagATTTAAATGAATATGAAGTTATGAAATCAACAATGGATGAGAACCGTCTCATCATTATCATATAACAACTGTAATTATGCACACACATTTTAGGCTTATTTAGTAGAAGACCGGAGTGTTTGAGATCATGGCTTGATAGATAGCTTCAAACCAGAAATGAGCAATACAGATATCTTCTTCCACCAAGCAGATCAGCTTTACGTCAGTCTTACAGTTTAGCATTGCCACGAGCTCTGGGGAACGGAATTGCATCCTCGGCATCGGTAATTCCAGTGGCCATCACGACCATCTTCTCGAGCTCGAGGCTGAAACCTGAACGCTGAACGGAGCCATACCTGCAGAGATCCATGTACCAGTCGTACTGTTCATGCGGGAGACCAACTTCCCCGATCCTGCAAAGAGTTCGACCACCGGTCTCAGTCAGTACACAAGATAAGAGTTGTTGTTCTTGTTCTTCCTTCATCCCTGTTTTGGTTTACCTCTTGCTGATCACGtccaatctttcctccttttggcttcctctaaccAGAACTCCGACCTACAGAAAAATTCTATCAGCGCCCATACCGAAGAAAAATTGGGATTTAACTCGTCAAACACTTGCTTTGGGTGCGATGATTTCGAAAGCAGAAACTGTTATGAGATTAGCATTCCCTCGCACGTAGAATGGTTTGATCTCTTTGGGGAACTCATACACGATCACTGGATTCTCGAAGAAGTCATCCGCCAGATAACTGTTTGACAGAATGCGTCGTCAAGAAACGAAACAGAGCTGCAGACAAACACAGCTGACAAGCATACCTCTCGTGTTCTTCCGAGAGATTGGTTCCCCAGACAGCTTCTGTTAGGAAAGATCTGTCCTTTACCTGTCAGTAGGATTACACTGCTGTGATTTACAACCATCGATCGTGAGAGACTCTTAAAAGGTTCTTGCGACTCACCTGATTCAGGATGTGCAGTGCCTTGGAATAGGTGATTCGATCAAAAGGTCTTGAGGTTATCGACTGCAGCCGCTTGATGCAGTCGCTATCTATATGTTTTGATGCAAACTTGAGATCGTTGCCTGCAGTCGCCAACAGGGAATAGCAGAGGGACTGCAGCAGGTCCTCTGCGCAGTTCATGACGTCCTGAAAGCATCATGAAAGGAAATCTAATTTATCTTAGCGTATCCACAAGGTCAAATGTGCAGATTTGTGTCAGCGTATAATTAACCTCCAGTTCTACAAAAGCCAGTTCGACTTCCACCATCCACATCTCCGCCAGCTTCTTCGTGGACCGGGACTCATCTGCTTGAAACACAGGTCCAATGGTGTAGACTCCAGAGAGTCCACACGCGTAGCTTTCAAGGTGAAGCCCAGCTGAGGTCGAGAGGTACACCGCACGCCCGAAGAAATCCTCGGAGAGCTTCACTTCTCCAACGTACACCGTGGCTGTCTTCTGCCTCTGTTCCAGTACTCGAACCAGCTCCTTGGACTTCTCCAGGTCTTCTTCTGCCGCAACCAGAGCTTCCTTGTTGTTGCCACCTCTACGTAGCTTATCTATTCTGCTGCTCTTCTCCTGGACTGCTGCCTTGAACACTTCGAGGTCGACATGTCCTTGATCTGCTGCGTTGAGGAGGGTTGTAACCTGGAACCTCTGGCTTTGGGTTCCCGTGGCAATAGATGTGATGATGGGCATGTGGACGTGTATGATCCCGAGGTCGTCGAAGAACGCATGACAAGCACAAGTTAGGTTGCTCCGAATGCGAGCCACAGTTCCAATCTACATGCATATGATACATTAAGTTTCATTGGAATGGTATGGTCGACATGCAAATCGTACTGATGATATCTGAAGAACTACCGTAATGAAACGAGGACGAAGGTGGGGATGGTCTCTGAGGAACAGCAATGAGGGTTGCGGCTTCGCTAGTGGATAAGTCTT comes from the Musa acuminata AAA Group cultivar baxijiao chromosome BXJ2-8, Cavendish_Baxijiao_AAA, whole genome shotgun sequence genome and includes:
- the LOC135581379 gene encoding DNA topoisomerase 3-beta-like isoform X2 codes for the protein MATKVLMVAEKPSISLSIATALSGGRMSTRRGSTDVHEFDGQFRGYHVRYKVTSVIGHVFSLDFPSSYQNWEVTDPMDLFHAPVLKSESNPKAHIRRHLYHEAQGCTYLVLWLDCDREGENICYEVIECTGIHETGPGRIIYRARFSSVTEKDIFNAMENLVGPNKDEALAVDARQEIDLKVGVAFTRFQTRYFQGKYGNLDSRVISYGPCQTPTLGFCVQRYMQITTFKPEKFWYLSPYVIKDGYELQLDWDRNKVFDFNVAVMFQKLVANDGTLKVTDISTKEESKSRPCGLNTVNMLKVASSALGFGPQMAMQLAERLYTQGFISYPRTESTAYPSSFDFRSALSAHLRNPIWGNDVQILLADGFCKPRMGSDAGDHPPITPMRSATEDMLGSDAWRLYQYICQHFIGSVSPDCKYTRTKIEFTSGGELFYCVGQHVISKGFTSIMPWMGVSEKNLPQFKNGDKINILKVDLHEVNSGRRLVPTALGTTLIRGYQCIDPDLCLPDIRSFIEQQITLIAKGKADHVRVVEHVLQQFMEKYSYFVKKIEDMDALFEAQFSPLADSGRLLSKCGKCTRYMKYISSQPTRLYCITCEEVYHLPQNGTIKLYKELACPLDGFELLIFSMAGPDGKTIPLCPYCYNSPPFEGIDKLFGTLKLGNSGKLGKGAGMPCFLCPHPTCPHSLITQGVCACPECSGTLVLDPVSAPKWRLCCNMCNCLVSLPQGAHRISTTGKRCPECDSTIIEVDFNKKTTVLSDGATLHEGCILCDELLHSLVEVKHGSSFFRRGRGRGRNRGRGRHRGRGRGGSKHEDPKMSFRDF
- the LOC135581379 gene encoding DNA topoisomerase 3-beta-like isoform X4 yields the protein MFMSLTDSFVAIILDFPSSYQNWEVTDPMDLFHAPVLKSESNPKAHIRRHLYHEAQGCTYLVLWLDCDREGENICYEVIECTGIHETGPGRIIYRARFSSVTEKDIFNAMENLVGPNKDEALAVDARQEIDLKVGVAFTRFQTRYFQGKYGNLDSRVISYGPCQTPTLGFCVQRYMQITTFKPEKFWYLSPYVIKDGYELQLDWDRNKVFDFNVAVMFQKLVANDGTLKVTDISTKEESKSRPCGLNTVNMLKVASSALGFGPQMAMQLAERLYTQGFISYPRTESTAYPSSFDFRSALSAHLRNPIWGNDVQILLADGFCKPRMGSDAGDHPPITPMRSATEDMLGSDAWRLYQYICQHFIGSVSPDCKYTRTKIEFTSGGELFYCVGQHVISKGFTSIMPWMGVSEKNLPQFKNGDKINILKVDLHEGTTSPPDYLSESELISLMEKNGIGTDASIPVHINNICERNYVQVNSGRRLVPTALGTTLIRGYQCIDPDLCLPDIRSFIEQQITLIAKGKADHVRVVEHVLQQFMEKYSYFVKKIEDMDALFEAQFSPLADSGRLLSKCGKCTRYMKYISSQPTRLYCITCEEVYHLPQNGTIKLYKELACPLDGFELLIFSMAGPDGKTIPLCPYCYNSPPFEGIDKLFGTLKLGNSGKLGKGAGMPCFLCPHPTCPHSLITQGVCACPECSGTLVLDPVSAPKWRLCCNMCNCLVSLPQGAHRISTTGKRCPECDSTIIEVDFNKKTTVLSDGATLHEGCILCDELLHSLVEVKHGSSFFRRGRGRGRNRGRGRHRGRGRGGSKHEDPKMSFRDF